The sequence below is a genomic window from Borreliella valaisiana VS116.
TTGACCCAATATCTGGTTGGTTTGTACATTTACTGGTAATAAGTGGGTGTAGGGGCGCCGAGCTGCAAAAAGTAAAAATGCAAGATATTTCATCCTTTTTAAGCAAAACCGGAAAAACTTTATACAACATAAAAGTAAATGTAGTAAAAAAAAGAATTAATACTTGTGTTAGAGAATTTGTTATAAATTCAAAAGAATTTAATGCTATTCAAAAAGTGCATGAAGATTATTTTAAAGAAAAAAATCTTAATACAAGTCGTACGTATTTTTTTCAAAAAACCAAACATAGATTTAAAGATAATCGAATTAACATTGACCATATTGCTAAAAAATTCAAAAAGTTACTTAGAAGGTGGGGTTTTAGGGCCAATAAATCACTCCATTTATGTAGAAATTTGTTTATTTTCAATTTAAAAGCTAGCGGCTACAATTCTTTTCAAATAAAAGAACTTATGAAATACTCTTCAACATATGAAATTGATAATATTTATGGACTATCTTCTGCAAGTAAAATTCAAGCGTATGAGTGCGTAAAGGATAGTATTGGTTTATAAGTCACATAGTTAAGCTTAAATGATGAATATCTTTATTTTTGACATATAATCTATACCAACCAATTTTCTTTGGCAATTTTTTTCCCGTGTCCCCGTTGAATAGGGACACGGGAACTATTTGAAAACGCCATATTGTTAAAAAAAAATACTTTTTCACTTATTGGTAATAGGCCCTTTAATCTATCTGATATAGCCCTTTTATTAGGGTCATAATTGAATACAAATTCTTTAAATTTATAATTTACATGATTGATAAGTGGATATTTACGCATAATTTCATCAATTTTAATTTTGAGTAGCTCTTTAATAGGTTTTTCTTTTTTTTTGTTTTCATTTTGAATTTTGTTCAGCTCTGCTTTTAAATTTTTAATTTCAAAAAGAGAACACTCAAGATTTATAGCAGACTGCTCGGTTTTAATCTCAAGGTCTACACACTCAACATACTCTACAAATTCATTTATCCAATCAAACTCAACTCCAGATTGATAAAAATCACTCTTTACTACCAACTCTTCAATCTCTTCAACAAGCTTATTAAACGTATCATTATCAATATTGTTGGATATTAATAACTTAACCTGATTGTTTTTAACAATTT
It includes:
- a CDS encoding site-specific integrase yields the protein MEINDYLDFKKNTAQALLKIHEDYQKILQIIGKNKTLKSSIKKSTENKQENSKPPAKLYLNPKTNQLIKKCVKTLKKIDPISGWFVHLLVISGCRGAELQKVKMQDISSFLSKTGKTLYNIKVNVVKKRINTCVREFVINSKEFNAIQKVHEDYFKEKNLNTSRTYFFQKTKHRFKDNRINIDHIAKKFKKLLRRWGFRANKSLHLCRNLFIFNLKASGYNSFQIKELMKYSSTYEIDNIYGLSSASKIQAYECVKDSIGL